The nucleotide sequence GTCCTGGTCAATAATGCAGGCATTATTGCCGACGGCCTTTTCATGATGATGAAGCCAGAAAACTGGGACGCTGTCCTTGATACCAGCCTGAACGGATTTTATAATATGACCCGTCCGGTCCTGGAAAAGATGGTGCGCAAACGCAAAGGCGCCATCATCTCCATCTCCTCAGCCAGTTCCCTGGTGCCCAACAGGGGCCAAGCCAATTATGCCGCTGCCAAGGCAGGCTTGAACGCGGCCAGCAGAACCGTAGCCACCGAGGTAGCCCGCCTGGGTATTCGGGTCAATGTGGTTGCCCCAGGCCTCATTGAAACGGATATGATCCAGGAGGTGCCTAAGGACCATATCAAGACCATGATCCCTATGGCCCGGATCGGCAGACCAGAGGAAGTTGCCCAGGTCGTCAGTTTTCTCTGCTCAGATGCGGCTTCCTATGTGACCGGTCAGGTCATCTCGGTCAACGGAGGCATGATCTAGTGCTACGCATCTTCCTTTTTCTCTGTCTTTTCTGTCTTAGCGGCTCTGCTATCTCTGCCGTATCGCCCTTTCTTTCCTCTGGGATTGCAGCCACCGCCCCCTCAGAAGCAGGAGACTTCCGGATTGAGTCTATCCAGGCGGATTTCACCCAGGAAAAGCACCTGAAAATGCTGACCAAGCCCATTATCTCGACTGGCAAACTGCTCTTCCAGGCCCCTGCTTCTCTACGTTGGGAGTACACCAGCCCCTTTGCCTCTATTCTGCTCATGCACGAGGGCAAGGTCAAACGCTTCATCGAGCGTGATGGTGTTTTTCAGGAAGAAACAGGTATGCAGCTTGATGCAATGCAGGTGGTCTTGA is from Candidatus Electrothrix sp. GW3-4 and encodes:
- the fabG gene encoding 3-oxoacyl-ACP reductase FabG produces the protein MSNEQAKEQETAIVTGGSKGIGRAICLELAQNGYYVVINYMGDKNGAEQTLVQVEEQGGQGEICQFDIRDREKVEQIIEDIAQRRGSIDVLVNNAGIIADGLFMMMKPENWDAVLDTSLNGFYNMTRPVLEKMVRKRKGAIISISSASSLVPNRGQANYAAAKAGLNAASRTVATEVARLGIRVNVVAPGLIETDMIQEVPKDHIKTMIPMARIGRPEEVAQVVSFLCSDAASYVTGQVISVNGGMI
- a CDS encoding outer membrane lipoprotein carrier protein LolA, with the translated sequence MLRIFLFLCLFCLSGSAISAVSPFLSSGIAATAPSEAGDFRIESIQADFTQEKHLKMLTKPIISTGKLLFQAPASLRWEYTSPFASILLMHEGKVKRFIERDGVFQEETGMQLDAMQVVLTEISSWLDGRFTDNELFAVSFPDDKTVELTPKEQAFAHLIKRIELKLSGQKGLLDQVTITEGPGASTIMRFSNRVLNQAIPATSFTQR